A single window of Methanomicrobiales archaeon DNA harbors:
- a CDS encoding NAD(P)/FAD-dependent oxidoreductase: AKIKIGVSGCPRCCGESRLRDIGIIGTNRGWTVIFGGNGGRDPRIGDEIARNLADGEVLDLVQRLLEYYRANAGWGERTARFMERTGFDRLRSDLLRFVPYIPLEETGPS, encoded by the coding sequence CGGCCAAGATCAAGATCGGGGTGTCGGGCTGCCCCCGCTGCTGCGGGGAGAGCCGCCTGCGGGACATCGGCATCATTGGCACGAACAGAGGGTGGACTGTCATCTTCGGGGGCAACGGGGGGCGGGATCCCCGCATCGGGGACGAGATCGCGCGGAACCTCGCCGATGGCGAGGTCCTGGATCTTGTCCAGCGCCTGCTGGAGTACTACCGGGCGAACGCCGGGTGGGGAGAGCGGACGGCGCGGTTCATGGAGCGGACCGGGTTCGATCGGCTCCGTTCGGACCTGCTGCGGTTCGTTCCGTATATCCCCCTCGAGGAGACAGGTCCTTCGTAG